CTGCGCGCGCCGCAGATCCGCGGCCGCTGGGGCGAGCTGCAGCTGCGCCGGGTGGTGGAGTCCGCGGGCATGCTGGAGCACTGCGACTTCACCGAGCAGCCGTCCGTCGCCGGCGAGGACGGCCTGCTGCGCCCGGACCTGGTCGTGCACCTGGCCGGCGGCAAGAACGTCGTGGTCGACTCGAAGGTCGCGTTCTCCGGGTTCCTGGAGGCGTCCGAGGCCCGCGACGAGGCGACCCGGGCGGCCCGGCTCAAGGCGCACGCCCGGCACCTGCGCACGCATGTGGACCAGCTGGCGGCCAAGGCGTACTGGGAGCGGTTCGATCCGAGCCCGGAGTTCGTCGTCTGCTTCGTGCCGGCCGACGTGTTCCTGGACGCGGCGCTGCAGCAGGAGCCGGGGCTGCTGGAGCACGCCTTCGAGCGCAACGTCGTGATCGCGACCCCGTCGACGCTGATGGCGATGCTGCGCACGGTCGGGTACGCCTGGCGGCAGGAGGCACTGGCCCGCAACGCCCGCGAGGTGCACGAGCTGGCCCGCGAGTTCTACACCCGGCTCGCGACGATGGGCTCGCACGTCGACGCCGTCGGCACCGCGCTGAACTCGGCCGTCAACCGCTACAACAAGGCGGTCAGCTCGCTGGAGAGCCGGGTCCTGGTCAGCGCGCGCAAGCTGCGCGAACTGCGGGTCACCGACGCCGAGCTGCCCTCGCCGCGGCAGGTCGAGTCGGCCGCCCGCTCGGTGGAGAAGGAGGTGCTGGTCTCCGGCGACACGATCGTGCCGCTCGGCTCCCGGCCCCGTCCCACCCAGGGCGACCTGCTCGGCCGTGAGGCTTTCGGGTCGTAGGCAACATCCACAGTGGGATCCGCGTCAGCGGAAGTAGAGTGCGCGCGTGTCGCGCCGCAACCGATCCGAGCAGGAGCGTGGCGTGTACGTCGACCAGGTACGGGACCAGCGCCGGTACGACCCGGCGCCGGCCGGCAACACCGGCCCGTCGCTGACCGGCACCGGCGCGGTCCTGCTGCTGACCGGCATCTCCGCGGTCGCGGGCGTGCTCGACGTGCTGGCCGGGTCCTCGCTGCGGCTGATCTTCGCGGCCGGGCTCGTGCTGGGCGCGCTCATCGCATCCCTGCTGGTCGTCCGGCGGGACCTGCTGACCGTCGTGTTCGCGCCGCCGCTGGTGTTCCTGGCCGCGTCCGCGGTCGCGGTGCTGCTCGGCCGGGGCGACGCCGGCGGCGGGCTCATCGACCTGGCCACGAGCTGGCTGGTCTACGGCTTCCCCGCGATGGCGATCGCGACCGGGGTCGCGGGGGTCGTCGCGCTGATCCGCCGCTCCCGCAGCCGCTGACTCCGGCGTCGCGGCCCCGCGTCCCTCGGTAAGCGCGATCGTCGGTCAGAACCAGGCCGCGGTTGATCCCGCCGTTGGTCGGCGCCGGGCGCGGGGCCGGCCTGCCGTTCGGCGATCGTCGGGTGGGAGCGGCGGTGTCCGCTCAGAGCCCTACCACTCGGAGTGGTAATTGCCACTCCGAGTGGTAGCGCTTCGATCGGACACCGTCCTGCGTGCGCGACCGCCGGCCGCTCGGCATCCGGCGCGAGTCGTCAGGCGCGCAGATGGCTGTCAGGCGCCGGCGGCGATGCGGCGGAGTTCGCGGGGGAGGGCGAAGGACTGCTTCTCCTCGACCGCGGTGACCGGCTCGACGTCGTCGTACCCGCGCTCCGCCAGCCAGGCCAGCACGTCGGTGACCAGGATCTCCGGCACCGAGGCGCCGCTGGACAGGCCGACCGTGGCGACCCCGTCCAGCCAGGCCTCGTCGATCGCGGTCGCGTCCTCGACCAGGTGCGCGGCCTTGGCCCCGTGGTCCTTCGCGACCTCGACCATCCGGACCGAGTTCGAGGAGTTGGCCGAGCCGACGACCAGGAACAGGTCGGCCTGCACGCCGATCGCCTTCACCGCGGCCTGCCGGTTCTGGGTGGCGTAGCAGATGTCGTCGCTGGGCGGCGAGTGCAGCCCCGGGAACCGCTGGCCCAGCGCCGAGACCGTCTCCAGCGTCTCGTCCACCGACAGCGTGGTCTGGGACAGCCAGACGACCTTGTCCGGGTCCTTGACCTCGACCTTCGCCGCGTCCGCGGGGCCGTCGACGAGGGTCGTGACCTCCGGCGCCTCGCCGTGCGTGCCGACGACCTCTTCGTGGCCCTCGTGCCCGATCAGGAGGATCTCGTACCCCTCCCTGGCGAACCGGCGGGCCTCGTTGTGCACCTTGGTGACCAGCGGGCAGGTCGCGTCGATGGTGCGCAGGTTGCGGGCGGCGGCCTCCTCGTGCACGACCGGAGCGACACCGTGCGCGGAGAAGACCACCGTGGCGCCCTCCGGCACCTCCTCGGTCTCCTCCACGAAGATCGCCCCGCGGGCCTCGAGCGCGCGCACGACGTGCAGGTTGTGCACGATCTGCTTCCGTACGTACACCGGAGCGCCCTCGATCTCGAGGATCCGCTCGACCGTCTGGACCGCTCGGTCGACGCCCGCGCAGTAGCCCCGCGGGGTGGCGAGCAGAACCTTCTTCGGGCCGGACGAGATCATGACTCGATGGTACGTGCGGGGGTCACGAGCGTCCCGCGCCCGCATGGGGCAGGCTGTTGTCATGAGCACGCCGATCCCGCCGCCGCTGCGCGCCGCCGCCGGACTGGCCGCGCTGGCCATCGACTCCGCGCGCAAGGTGCCCCGCCAGCTCGTCGGCCTGCCGGTGCTCGCGGTCAGCACCGCGTTGCAGGCCTCCCTGAAGGCGCAGCAGACGTACGCCGGGCTGGTCGCCCGGGGTGACGAAGTTCTCACCCAGCTGCGCGGCCAGCAGGAGGGCGCGCCACCCTGGGCGCAGTTCGACGACGAGCCTGCGGGGGCCCGGCCACCGTCGGCCTTCGACGCGGTCCCGGAGCCGCCGGACGCCGCTGACGATGTCGTGACCGAGGACCTGGCCGACTCGCTGATCGAGGAGGCGGGCGAGGAGGCGGCGCTGATCGAGGCGGTCGAGCGGGAGCTCGACCCGGACTTCGACCGGGACGTGCCGTCGATCGCCGAGGAGCGGGCCGAGCAGGCCGAGGCCGACGCGGAGAACGTGCTCGGCGAGATCGAGGAGGACCAGGACGCCGCCGCCGACGCCGCGCTGGCCGAGGCCGGCGTGACCGTGGCGGACTTCGAGCCCGGCCGGGCCGGGCCGGAGCGCGTCAACGGGCGGCCGCCGGGGTCCGGCACCGAGCCCGGCGCCGACCTGCCCGGGGACGCGCTGGTGGCCGACGCCGCCGCGGCCGACGCCGCGCTGGCCGGCGGCCCGCTGGACGGGTACCTCGCGGTCGACCCGCCGGTGGCCGGCTACGACGGGTTCTCCATCCCCCAGCTGCGCGGGCGGCTGCGGTCGCTGACGATCGAGCAGGTCGAGGCGCTGGTCGCGTACGAGCGGGCGAACCAGGCCCGGCCGGCGTACCTGACGATGCTGGAGAACCGGCTGACGACGCTGCGGTCCCGCTGAGTGGGCAACCCGACCAGCCCGGAGCAGCCCTGGCCGGTCCGTACGGTGGCGATGAAGATCGCCGAGTGGGTGGCCCGGCTCGGTGAGATCTGGGTCGAGGGGCAGGTCACCCAGCTCAACCGGCGCGGCACCGCCACCGCGTTCCTCACCCTGCGCGACCCGGCCGCGGACGTCTCGGTGTCGGTGACCTGCCGGGGCGACGTCCTGGACGGGATCGTGGTGGCCGAGGGCGCCCGGGTGGTGATCCGGGCCCGGCCGGACTACTACGTCGGGCGCGGCACGCTCACCCTGCGCGCGACCGAGGTACGCCCGGTCGGCGTCGGCGAGCTGCTGGCCCGCCTCGAACGCCTCAAGCGGATCCTGTCCGCCGAGGGCCTGTTCGCGCCCGACCGCAAGCGCCCGCTGCCGTTCCTGCCGGCCAAGGTGGGACTGGTGACCGGGCGGGCGTCGGCGGCCGAGCGGGACGTGCTCGAGAACGCCCGGCGGCGCTGGCCCGCGGTGGTGTTCCGGGTCGAGGGCGTGCCGGTGCAGGGCGTCAACGCGGTGCCGGCGATCGTGGACGCGCTGCACCGGCTGGACCACGACGCCGACGTGGACGTGATCGTGATCGCCCGCGGCGGCGGGTCGGTCGAGGACCTGCTGCCCTTCAGCGACGAGGCCCTGATCCGGGCGGTCGCGGCGGTACGGACGCCGGTGGTCAGCGCGATCGGGCACGAGCCCGACTCGCCGCTGCTGGACCTGGTCGCCGACCTGCGCTGCTCGACGCCGACGGACGCGGGCAAGCGGGTGGTGCCGGACGTGGCCGAGGAACTGTCCCGGGTGGACACCCTGCGGCAGCGGGGCCGGCGGGTGCTGCGCACCCGGATCGACCGCGGGCTGGCCGAGCTGGACGCGACCCGGCGCTCGGGCCGCCGCATCGTCACCCACGCCCTGGCCGTGTCGGTGTCCACAGTGGACGGGCTGCGGGAGCGGGGCCGGCGCTCGGTCTCCGCCCGGCTGGACGCGGCCGAGGCCGACCTGGCCCACTCCCGGGCCCGGGTGGCGGCGCTGTCGCCGGCCGCGACCCTGGAGCGCGGGTACGCGGTGGTCCAGAAGGCCGACGGCAGCGTGGTCCGGGCACCGTCCGATGTGGACACCGGCGACCCGCTGCGGCTGCGGGTGGCCGGCGGGTCCTTCGACGCGGTCGCCGGCTCGGCCGCTCCGAGGACGCCGGCCCGGCGGACCAGGCCGGCTCGCCCCCGCGAGTCGGCCCGGCCGGATGCGGCGGCCCCGCCCGACGCGGCAGCTCCGGCGGAGCCGGGCTCCGCGCAGTGAGTGAGCGGTCGGGGTAGCGTCGCACCCCGTGACCGAGGACGCCCCCCAGAAACCGCTCGGCTACGAGCAGGCCCGCGAGGAGCTGGCCGAGGTCGTCCGCCGGCTGGAGGCCGGCGGCCTGAGCCTGGAGGACTCGCTGGCGCTCTGGGAGCGCGGCGAGAAGCTGGCCGACGTCTGCGCGCAGTGGCTGGAGGGCGCCCGCAAGCGCCTCGACGCCACCCTCGCGACCGACGGGAACTAAGGGGTCGCGCTCGCCGCCGGTGGCAGCACGAGCGACCCCGCCAGCGTGGCCAGGTCCGTACCGGAGGCGTCGCCGGTGATGACCACGCCGGCCTTGCCGATCGTCGCGGCCAGCACCTGCTCGCCCCGCCGGCTGCGGTACATCGCCCAGCGGGTCGTGCCGACCTGGGTGCTCCCGTCCGCGGTCGCGGCCGGCGCCGCGGCCGAGAGCAGCTCCGCCACCGTCCGGTCGCCCGAGACCACCTCGGCGAACTTGTCGTCCTCGGTGAGGTAGCCGATGGTCAGCGTGACCGGCGAGGCCTTGCGGGCCGTCGGCTGGCCGACGTCGGGAGCCGCGTTCGGCGCGTCGACGTTCGTGCTGGTCGCGCGCCAGGTGCCGGGCAGCGGCCCGGGCGCCGGCAGCGGCACCGGTGACACCCGCTGCGCGTACGACACGTCGGGGCCGGGGTCGACCGAGACGACCGGCGAGGGCGAGCCCCGCTGCCAGAGCACCAGCAGCACGACCACGACCAGGACCGGCACGAGCGACCAGAGCAGCCCGGTGAACGACCGCCCCGGTCCGCGCGGACGGGCGCTCGCCACCTCGCTCCGAGTGCTCACGCCCACCATTGTCGCGCGGCACCCCCGCCGGGGTTCTGGGAGGATGCGGGGGTTGCCGATGACGCGGAGGCTGTCGTGACCGATGTCCCACCCGAGCTCGCCGTCCACCGGGAGGCGCCGGACCGCAACCTCGCCCTGGAGCTCGTCCGGGTGACCGAGGCCGCCGCGATGGCCGCGGGCCGCTGGGTCGGCCGCGGTGACAAGAACGGTGGCGACGGCGCCGCGGTGGACGCGATGCGCACGCTGATCAGCACGGTCTCCATGCGCGGCGTGGTCGTCATCGGCGAGGGCGAGAAGGACGAGGCGCCCATGCTGTTCAACGGCGAGGAGGTCGGCTCGGGCCAGGGCCCGGAGTGCGACGTGGCCGTGGACCCGGTCGACGGCACCACGCTGATGGCCAAGGGCATGCCCAACGCGGTCGCCGTGCTGGCCGTCGCCGAACGCGGCACCATGTACGACCCCTCGGCCGTGTTCTACATGGACAAGCTGGCCACCGGCCCCGAGGCCGCCGACGTCGTGGACATCACCGCGCCGCCGAAGGAGAACATCGCCCGCATCGCCAAGGCCAAGGGCGGCGCCCGCGAGGACGTCACGGTCTGCATCCTGGACCGCCCCCGGCACGACGACCTGGTCGTCCAGGTCCGCGAGGCCGGCGCCCGGATCAAGTTCATCTCCGACGGCGACGTGGCCGGCGCGATCATGGCCGCTCGCGAGGGCACCGGCATCGACCTGCTGCTCGGCATCGGCGGCACGCCCGAGGCGATCATCGCCGCCTGCGCGCTGACCTGCATGGGCGGCGTGCTGCAGGGCAAGCTCTGGCCCCGCAACGACGCCGAACGGCAGAAGGCGCTGGACGCCGGGCACGACCTGGACCAGGTGCTCACCACCCGGGACCTGGTCAGCACCGACAACGTCTACTTCGCCGCGACCGGGGTGACCGACGGGGAGCTGATGCGCGGGGTGCGCTACCGCTCCGGCGGGGCCCAGACCCAGTCGATCGTGATGCGCGGGAAGAGCGGCACGATCCGGGTGGTCGACAGCTGGCACTCGCTGACCAAGCTCCGGGCGTACTCGTCGGTCGACTTCGACGGGCCGGGCACCGAGGAGTGACCGGCTAACCGTCGCCGAGGTAGAAGCGGACGCCCTGGTCGTCGGCGCACTCGGCGGTCGTCCCGTACGGCTGCCGCTCGGGTTCGGTCGCCGTCCCGCCGGCGGCCCGGACCCGCTCGACCGCGGCGGCGACGTCCGCGACCTTCCACATCGGGACCGCGGTGGCGCCGGCGTGCCCGCCGCTGATGCCGGTCATCGGGGCCACCCCCGGCACGGCCCAGCCGTCCTCGACCCGGCCGGGCTCGAAGCCGAGCCCGAGCACGGCGCCGTAGAAGGCCCGGAACCGGGCCGAGTCCACGACCTCGACCGTCAGGTACGCCAGGTCGCCCGGCCGGGCCCCGTTCGCCGGCGACCGCGGGCCGGACCCGGCCCGGTGCAGCGCGAACACGGTGCCCTGGTCGTCGGCGCAGTCCGCGGCGGTCCCGTACGGCCGGTCCTCGGGCTCGGAGGAGGTGCCGCCGGCGGCCCGGACCCGCTCGACCGCGGCGGCCACGTCGTCCACGGCCCAGGACAGGTGCCAGCCCGGCTCGCCCCGCCCGATGCCCATCGAGAGCGACTGGCCGACGATCTGCCGGCCGCCCTCGGCGTGCCCGGGCGCGTACTCCCAGCCGAGGACGGCGGCGTAGAACGACGCCGCCCGGTCCGGGTCGGGCGTGGTCAGCCAGGTGTAGCCGACGTCGCCCTGCCGGTCGGTGTCCGGCAGCATGTCCAGCGGGGTGTGCAGCAGCCAGCGGTGGCCGAACGGGTCGACGATCGTGGCGTTGCGGCTGCCGTGCGCGTCGTACATCGGGCCGGGCATCGAGCCGCCGCCGTCGACGGCCCGGCGCATCGTCTCGGCCACGTCCGGGACCTGCAGGGAGAGGCTGACCGGGGTGCCGGCGGCCGCGGGCGCGACCACGCCGATCTCCGGGAACTCCTCGGACAGGTAGAGCTTCCCGCCGGCCAGCGCCAGCTCGGCGTGCCCGACCCGGCCGTCCGGCATCAGGATCGGGTCGCCGTCGAGCCGGGCGCCGAGCACGTCGGCGTACCAGTCCAGGGCGCGCTGCCCGGTCCCGGTCGGGACGGCCAGGTACGGGATCAGGGCGGCACGGGTCAGGGTCTCGGTCACGGGGGCGACTCCTCGGGGTAGGGCCAGGGCGCGCTCGAGGCGCGCCCGCAGCGAGACGGCGAAGCCGGGGTCCGGGTCGACCGGGTCGACCGGCCGGCGCAACGCGTCGAACGGGTCAGCCATCGCTCGACCTCCCTCCCGGCATGTCGTACGCGCGGCGGAAGGCCGCACGGGCCCGGACCAGCAGCGCCTCGGTGGCGTGCAGGCTCCGGTCGAGCAGCCGCGCCACCTCGGGGACGGGCAGGCCGTCCAGGTAGCGCAGCGTGAGCGCGAGCCGGTGGTGCGGGCCGAGCCGGTCCAGCACCTCCCGGGCGGTGACCGCGTCGAGCACGCCGTCCTCCCACGGAGGCTCCGACCCGGGCGGCACCAGCGCGAGGCTGCGTTCCTCCCGGGCCTGCCGGCGCCAGTGGTCGGCCAGCTTGTGCCGGGCCACCCCGATCAGCCACGCGACGCTGAGCCGGTCCCGGACACCTACTGCGGCCAGGAACGTCTCCGCGGTGAGGTCCTCGGCCAGCGCCCGCTGCCCGCACCGGGACAGCAGGTAGCCGTAGACCTGCGGGAGCGCCTCGTCGTACAGCTCCAGCAGGCCGGGCGCTGCCGGCTGCTCGCTCACACCCCTCCGTCGTCCGGGAGCCCGCTTCTCCGACGGGCCGCCGGCGAACTATTTCAGCTCGTAGACGCGGGTCGCGTTCTCGTGCGCCACCATCGCGGCGATCCGGTACGCATCGGGCACGGACCACTCCCCCGCGGCCGTACGCTCGGTCAGCAGCGACCCGAGCGCGCGGCGGAAGGTGAGCGCGCCGAGGAAGTAGAGCTCGGGCAGGCCGAAGGCGTCGGAGGAGTAGAGCAGCTTCCCGTACGGGGCCAGCTCGGCCGCCTCGGCCAGCACCGCCGCGGCCCGCGTCGGCCCGACGAAGTGCAGCGCCAGCCCGACGTCGAGGTGGACGTGCGGGTGCACCGCGGCCAGGTACGACGCCTGCCGCTGGTACGGCCAGCAGTGCAGCAGCATGACCGGCACCCGGTGCCGGTGCAGCCAGTCGGTGAGCAGGGTCGGGTCGACCCGCCACATCCGGATGTCCGGGTCGCCGAGGCCGATGTGGAACTGGATCGGCCGGCCCAGCTCGACCGCGGCGGCGAGGGTGGCCCGGATCAGCACGGGATGGTCGAGCCTGGCCCGGGATGAACCGCCCAGCCACTCCCGGGCCGCCGCGGTGACCTCGGCCGGGGTCGGCGGGACCGGGTCCAGGTCGAGCCCGACCCGGTACGCGGCGACCGACTTCACCCCGACCGCGGTGGTCCTCGCCAGCCGGTCGGCGAAGCGCGGCCCGAACTCGTCCGGCTCGACCCCGTCCGCGGCCAGCGCCTCGGCCACCGACTCCAGCCGGACCACGTGGTGCCCCCGCGCTCCGGCCGCCGCGGCCAGCTCCTCGGGCGTGGTCAGCCCGTCCGGCCGGAAGCCGGTGTCCACGCAGAACCGGGACGTCCCGGTCGGGACCAGGAACCGGCGGGTCAGCTCGGCCGGCCCGAGCTCGCGGCGCCGGTCCAGGTAGTCCCGCCGGGACGGGTGCTCCGGCAGGTCGAGCACGGGAGCGCAGTGCCGCCGGACCGCCAGCCCGAGCGGGGTGTCGAAGTTGGTCAGCCCCGGCGCCGGTGGGCCGCCCTCGCTCAGCAGCGCCTCGACCTCGTCGTCCTCCAGCTCGCCGGTGACCACGCCGTGGCAGTGGTGGTCGACCAGCTCGACCTGGTCGACCGCGTCCTGGATCCCGGCCCCGGTCAGTACACCCACCGGTACGCCTCGGCGACCGCGTCCGCCGACTGCCCCTCCATCCGGGCCTGCTCGCCCCGGCGGACCGCGACGACCGCGTTGGCCAGCACCGGCCCGAGGGCCTCCCAGAGCAACGCCGACTTCTCGAACGCGTCGAGCGCCTCCGGCAGCGACTCCGGCAGCCGGACCAGCCCCTGCTCGGCCCGCTCGGCCTCGCTCAGCACGCCCGGGTCGCCGGTCACCGGCGGCCCGGCCCGCAGCTCCCGCTCCAGCCCGTCCAGTCCGGCCGCCAGCACCCCGGCGAAGGCCAGGTACGGGTTGGCGGCCAGGTCGACGCACTTGACCTCGAGGTTCGCGGCCTTGTCGCGCTGCCCGGTCATGCCGGTCACGACCCGGACCGCGGCCTCCCGGTTCTCGTGGCCCCAGGCCACGTACACGCCGGCCCAGTGCGAGGGCTGCATCCGCAGGTAGCTGTTCGGGCTCGGAGTGAGCAGCGCGGCCAGCGCCGGCAGCTGGTCCAGCACGCCGGCCAGGAAGCCCTCGGCCTCGCCGGTCATCCCGAGCCGCTCGTCCCCGCCGCTGTGCAGGTTGACGCCGTCCCGCCAGATCGAGAGGTGCAGGTGGCCGCCGTTGCCGACGCCGCCGGCCTGCACCGCCGGGGCGAAGGAGACCCGCAGCCCGTGCCGCGCGGCCACGGCCAGGATCGTCTGGCGGACCAGCACGCTGCGGTCGGCCGCGGCGACCGGGTCGGTCGCGCCGACCGACACCTCGTACTGGCCGGCGGCGTACTCCGGGTGCAGCTGGTCGACGTCCACGCCCTGCGCGGCCAGCGCGGACAGCAGCTCGGCGCCGAACCCGCTCTGCTCGACCTGGCGCACCATCCCGTACGCGGGGCCGTGACAGGCCGGGGCGAAGTCCGGGAACGGCGCGTCCCCCAGCCCCAGCGCGAACTCGATCTCGATGCTGGCCTTCACGGTCAGCCCCTGCTCGGCCGCCGCC
This genomic interval from Mycobacteriales bacterium contains the following:
- a CDS encoding amidohydrolase family protein, producing the protein MGVLTGAGIQDAVDQVELVDHHCHGVVTGELEDDEVEALLSEGGPPAPGLTNFDTPLGLAVRRHCAPVLDLPEHPSRRDYLDRRRELGPAELTRRFLVPTGTSRFCVDTGFRPDGLTTPEELAAAAGARGHHVVRLESVAEALAADGVEPDEFGPRFADRLARTTAVGVKSVAAYRVGLDLDPVPPTPAEVTAAAREWLGGSSRARLDHPVLIRATLAAAVELGRPIQFHIGLGDPDIRMWRVDPTLLTDWLHRHRVPVMLLHCWPYQRQASYLAAVHPHVHLDVGLALHFVGPTRAAAVLAEAAELAPYGKLLYSSDAFGLPELYFLGALTFRRALGSLLTERTAAGEWSVPDAYRIAAMVAHENATRVYELK
- a CDS encoding sigma-70 family RNA polymerase sigma factor; this encodes MSEQPAAPGLLELYDEALPQVYGYLLSRCGQRALAEDLTAETFLAAVGVRDRLSVAWLIGVARHKLADHWRRQAREERSLALVPPGSEPPWEDGVLDAVTAREVLDRLGPHHRLALTLRYLDGLPVPEVARLLDRSLHATEALLVRARAAFRRAYDMPGGRSSDG
- a CDS encoding DUF6542 domain-containing protein, translated to MSRRNRSEQERGVYVDQVRDQRRYDPAPAGNTGPSLTGTGAVLLLTGISAVAGVLDVLAGSSLRLIFAAGLVLGALIASLLVVRRDLLTVVFAPPLVFLAASAVAVLLGRGDAGGGLIDLATSWLVYGFPAMAIATGVAGVVALIRRSRSR
- a CDS encoding DUF4245 family protein, whose amino-acid sequence is MSTRSEVASARPRGPGRSFTGLLWSLVPVLVVVVLLVLWQRGSPSPVVSVDPGPDVSYAQRVSPVPLPAPGPLPGTWRATSTNVDAPNAAPDVGQPTARKASPVTLTIGYLTEDDKFAEVVSGDRTVAELLSAAAPAATADGSTQVGTTRWAMYRSRRGEQVLAATIGKAGVVITGDASGTDLATLAGSLVLPPAASATP
- the glpX gene encoding class II fructose-bisphosphatase, which produces MTDVPPELAVHREAPDRNLALELVRVTEAAAMAAGRWVGRGDKNGGDGAAVDAMRTLISTVSMRGVVVIGEGEKDEAPMLFNGEEVGSGQGPECDVAVDPVDGTTLMAKGMPNAVAVLAVAERGTMYDPSAVFYMDKLATGPEAADVVDITAPPKENIARIAKAKGGAREDVTVCILDRPRHDDLVVQVREAGARIKFISDGDVAGAIMAAREGTGIDLLLGIGGTPEAIIAACALTCMGGVLQGKLWPRNDAERQKALDAGHDLDQVLTTRDLVSTDNVYFAATGVTDGELMRGVRYRSGGAQTQSIVMRGKSGTIRVVDSWHSLTKLRAYSSVDFDGPGTEE
- a CDS encoding DNA recombination protein RmuC, coding for MDVTTLLLALLTAVAGLVVGVTLGRGSGVRAAAERDALRDERDRLYREREALETRARRAEAEAAASAAALDAERAGDQRLRETFAALSGEALARNNEAFVQLAEARLAEATTKAGGDLDKRQQAIEGLVAPLRDTLGKVEQQIREVERGRAGAYSSLLEQVATMRQTSEQLRTETAQLVTALRAPQIRGRWGELQLRRVVESAGMLEHCDFTEQPSVAGEDGLLRPDLVVHLAGGKNVVVDSKVAFSGFLEASEARDEATRAARLKAHARHLRTHVDQLAAKAYWERFDPSPEFVVCFVPADVFLDAALQQEPGLLEHAFERNVVIATPSTLMAMLRTVGYAWRQEALARNAREVHELAREFYTRLATMGSHVDAVGTALNSAVNRYNKAVSSLESRVLVSARKLRELRVTDAELPSPRQVESAARSVEKEVLVSGDTIVPLGSRPRPTQGDLLGREAFGS
- a CDS encoding exodeoxyribonuclease VII small subunit — encoded protein: MTEDAPQKPLGYEQAREELAEVVRRLEAGGLSLEDSLALWERGEKLADVCAQWLEGARKRLDATLATDGN
- a CDS encoding glutamine synthetase family protein, whose translation is MSTLEDPTPGGRDGDLERADALAAELAGGGVQGVVLSWVDTAGVTRVKTVPLGALERAAAWGVGMSPVFDTFLADDSIVATDVLGGPDGDLRLFPDLDELVPLAAQPGWAWVPVDRLTQDGEVHPACSRSLLRHAVAAAAEQGLTVKASIEIEFALGLGDAPFPDFAPACHGPAYGMVRQVEQSGFGAELLSALAAQGVDVDQLHPEYAAGQYEVSVGATDPVAAADRSVLVRQTILAVAARHGLRVSFAPAVQAGGVGNGGHLHLSIWRDGVNLHSGGDERLGMTGEAEGFLAGVLDQLPALAALLTPSPNSYLRMQPSHWAGVYVAWGHENREAAVRVVTGMTGQRDKAANLEVKCVDLAANPYLAFAGVLAAGLDGLERELRAGPPVTGDPGVLSEAERAEQGLVRLPESLPEALDAFEKSALLWEALGPVLANAVVAVRRGEQARMEGQSADAVAEAYRWVY
- the xseA gene encoding exodeoxyribonuclease VII large subunit, yielding MGNPTSPEQPWPVRTVAMKIAEWVARLGEIWVEGQVTQLNRRGTATAFLTLRDPAADVSVSVTCRGDVLDGIVVAEGARVVIRARPDYYVGRGTLTLRATEVRPVGVGELLARLERLKRILSAEGLFAPDRKRPLPFLPAKVGLVTGRASAAERDVLENARRRWPAVVFRVEGVPVQGVNAVPAIVDALHRLDHDADVDVIVIARGGGSVEDLLPFSDEALIRAVAAVRTPVVSAIGHEPDSPLLDLVADLRCSTPTDAGKRVVPDVAEELSRVDTLRQRGRRVLRTRIDRGLAELDATRRSGRRIVTHALAVSVSTVDGLRERGRRSVSARLDAAEADLAHSRARVAALSPAATLERGYAVVQKADGSVVRAPSDVDTGDPLRLRVAGGSFDAVAGSAAPRTPARRTRPARPRESARPDAAAPPDAAAPAEPGSAQ
- a CDS encoding 4-hydroxy-3-methylbut-2-enyl diphosphate reductase, whose product is MISSGPKKVLLATPRGYCAGVDRAVQTVERILEIEGAPVYVRKQIVHNLHVVRALEARGAIFVEETEEVPEGATVVFSAHGVAPVVHEEAAARNLRTIDATCPLVTKVHNEARRFAREGYEILLIGHEGHEEVVGTHGEAPEVTTLVDGPADAAKVEVKDPDKVVWLSQTTLSVDETLETVSALGQRFPGLHSPPSDDICYATQNRQAAVKAIGVQADLFLVVGSANSSNSVRMVEVAKDHGAKAAHLVEDATAIDEAWLDGVATVGLSSGASVPEILVTDVLAWLAERGYDDVEPVTAVEEKQSFALPRELRRIAAGA
- a CDS encoding VOC family protein, with protein sequence MADPFDALRRPVDPVDPDPGFAVSLRARLERALALPRGVAPVTETLTRAALIPYLAVPTGTGQRALDWYADVLGARLDGDPILMPDGRVGHAELALAGGKLYLSEEFPEIGVVAPAAAGTPVSLSLQVPDVAETMRRAVDGGGSMPGPMYDAHGSRNATIVDPFGHRWLLHTPLDMLPDTDRQGDVGYTWLTTPDPDRAASFYAAVLGWEYAPGHAEGGRQIVGQSLSMGIGRGEPGWHLSWAVDDVAAAVERVRAAGGTSSEPEDRPYGTAADCADDQGTVFALHRAGSGPRSPANGARPGDLAYLTVEVVDSARFRAFYGAVLGLGFEPGRVEDGWAVPGVAPMTGISGGHAGATAVPMWKVADVAAAVERVRAAGGTATEPERQPYGTTAECADDQGVRFYLGDG